A genomic window from Glaciihabitans sp. INWT7 includes:
- a CDS encoding Bax inhibitor-1/YccA family protein, with protein sequence MASSNPAFNRSPAFSSNRDVAAKMQSGATPAVSTEGMTAAQLTELYSAPSATPTDTDRMTYEDTMVKIVVSFVILLVGAAVGWFFPVLALPAAIVGFVLALVNIFKKKPSPALVLSYAAVEGIFVGGITVFFESRFPGIAVQAVLGTLVVVGVTLALFVSGKIRASKRATKVFLIAMIGYGVFSLINFILIATGVNSDAFGLRGSVLVFGIPLGVILGPLVIIMAAYSLVLDFDSIKTGVQRGAQRAYGWTAAFGIMVTVVWLYLEILRLLALLRR encoded by the coding sequence TTCTCGTCCAATCGCGACGTCGCGGCGAAGATGCAGTCCGGCGCAACTCCCGCGGTCTCGACCGAGGGAATGACTGCGGCTCAGCTCACCGAGCTCTACAGCGCACCCTCGGCGACACCCACCGACACCGACCGCATGACCTATGAAGACACGATGGTCAAGATCGTCGTCTCGTTCGTGATCCTGCTGGTCGGCGCCGCCGTCGGCTGGTTCTTCCCGGTGCTCGCCCTCCCGGCCGCCATCGTCGGATTCGTGCTCGCTCTCGTCAACATCTTCAAGAAGAAGCCCTCTCCCGCCCTGGTGCTCAGCTACGCCGCCGTCGAGGGGATCTTCGTCGGTGGGATCACCGTGTTCTTCGAATCGCGCTTCCCGGGCATCGCCGTCCAGGCGGTTCTCGGCACCCTCGTGGTCGTGGGCGTGACCCTCGCCCTCTTCGTCAGCGGCAAGATCCGCGCATCCAAGCGTGCGACCAAGGTGTTCCTGATCGCGATGATCGGCTACGGCGTCTTCTCGCTGATCAACTTCATCCTCATCGCTACCGGCGTCAACTCCGATGCCTTCGGCCTGCGAGGCAGCGTTCTCGTCTTCGGCATCCCGCTCGGCGTGATCCTCGGCCCGCTCGTGATCATCATGGCGGCGTACTCCCTGGTACTCGACTTCGACAGCATCAAGACGGGGGTGCAGCGTGGAGCGCAGCGCGCCTACGGCTGGACCGCCGCCTTCGGCATCATGGTCACCGTCGTCTGGCTCTACCTCGAGATCCTGCGCCTGCTCGCCCTTCTGCGCCGATAG
- a CDS encoding DUF3817 domain-containing protein: protein MALRPRLSDIPKIRGAVKWYRVSAYVTGTLLLLLVLEMVLKYSPIQREIELGGSQGFIALVPDGTVRAINLSTGILIAHGWLYVVYLFADFRLWSFMRWPFLRFIQIALGGVVPFLSFIVEHFITRRVRLELAELEQAVPAPAAPSEVTNH from the coding sequence ATGGCGCTTCGACCCCGACTGTCCGACATCCCGAAGATCCGCGGAGCGGTGAAATGGTACCGGGTGTCCGCGTATGTCACCGGAACACTGCTGCTGCTGCTGGTGCTCGAGATGGTGCTCAAGTACTCGCCGATCCAGCGGGAGATCGAGCTCGGGGGCAGCCAGGGTTTCATCGCCCTGGTTCCGGATGGCACGGTTCGCGCGATCAACCTCTCCACCGGCATCCTCATCGCGCACGGCTGGTTGTACGTGGTCTATCTCTTCGCCGACTTCCGCCTGTGGAGCTTCATGCGCTGGCCCTTCCTGCGCTTCATCCAGATCGCGCTCGGTGGGGTCGTGCCGTTCCTGTCTTTCATCGTCGAGCACTTCATCACGCGTCGCGTGCGTCTCGAGCTCGCCGAGCTCGAACAGGCCGTCCCGGCTCCGGCCGCCCCCTCGGAGGTAACGAATCATTAG
- a CDS encoding MarR family winged helix-turn-helix transcriptional regulator, which produces MTSAELAARQAPLVSDDAHLLGEPGSPTRLLARALHHLDIEHRRIRGVFADSLGVSASEFNALMHLGEIGEVTPKALAQELGLTTGAMTAMVDRLEASRLVLRRPNPDDRRSLYVRLSPTGQEAREHVYRRYFEAVSHADGTWRPDDTASAIDALEHIAQSIRSTISVTE; this is translated from the coding sequence GTGACATCCGCTGAACTGGCTGCGCGGCAGGCACCCCTCGTGTCGGATGACGCGCATCTCCTCGGCGAGCCGGGGAGCCCCACGCGCCTTCTGGCGCGAGCCCTCCACCATCTCGACATCGAGCATCGTCGCATCCGTGGGGTCTTCGCCGACTCTCTCGGGGTGAGCGCCTCGGAATTCAACGCGCTGATGCATCTGGGCGAGATCGGCGAGGTCACTCCCAAGGCGCTGGCTCAGGAGCTCGGCCTCACCACCGGCGCGATGACCGCGATGGTCGATCGACTCGAGGCGTCTCGATTGGTCTTACGTCGCCCGAACCCGGACGATCGCCGATCCCTCTACGTGCGCCTGTCGCCCACTGGCCAGGAGGCACGCGAGCACGTCTATCGCCGCTACTTCGAGGCCGTGTCGCACGCCGACGGCACCTGGCGACCAGACGATACCGCCTCGGCAATCGATGCGCTCGAGCACATTGCGCAATCGATCCGCAGCACCATCAGCGTGACGGAGTAG
- a CDS encoding glycerol-3-phosphate dehydrogenase/oxidase: protein MARLKTVTRSSKLGPEERADAITALKEKELDILVVGGGIVGTGSALDAVTRGLSVGMVEARDWASGTSSRSSKLVHGGIRYLEQLDFRLVREALIERGLLLQRLAPHLVKPVRFLYPLKKRVIERLYIGAGMLLYDIFSYTGGRPPGVPHHRHLSKTQVMRSIPSLSNDALVGGITYYDAQVDDARYVASLARTASFYGAHVASRVRVEGFIKVGERVVGVNAHDLETGEKFEIRAKQVVNATGVWTDDTQSMVGERGQFKVRASKGVHLVVPRDRFQSSMGLLLRTEKSVLFVIPWGRHWLIGTTDTDWHLDKSHPAATAADIDYILQHVNDVLAVKLTRDDVEGVYAGLRPLLAGESDQTSKLSREHIVAHSVPGLVVVAGGKWTTYRIMAKDAIDAAAAALDANVPKSVTQDIALLGAEGYQAAWNKRAKIARAFGVHKVRIEHLLNRYGVMTDELLDLIRETPSLNTPLPGADDYIEAEVVYAATHEGALHLEDVLARRTRISIEAWDRGISAAPVAAKLMGDVLGWDAARVEAETNNYLKRVQAERDSQLEPDDESADRVRLEAPDIVSSK, encoded by the coding sequence ATGGCCAGGCTCAAGACGGTAACCCGCTCATCGAAACTGGGACCGGAGGAGCGCGCTGATGCGATCACTGCGCTCAAGGAGAAGGAACTCGACATCCTCGTCGTGGGGGGCGGGATCGTCGGAACGGGCAGTGCCCTCGACGCCGTGACCCGTGGTCTGAGCGTGGGCATGGTCGAGGCGCGCGACTGGGCGAGCGGCACGTCGAGCCGGTCGTCGAAGCTCGTGCACGGCGGCATCCGCTACCTCGAGCAGCTGGATTTCCGGCTCGTGCGTGAGGCTCTCATCGAGCGTGGCCTTCTGCTGCAGCGGCTCGCCCCTCATCTCGTGAAGCCGGTGCGCTTCCTCTACCCGCTCAAGAAGCGCGTCATAGAGCGTCTCTACATCGGCGCGGGCATGCTGCTCTACGACATCTTCAGCTACACCGGCGGTCGACCGCCCGGTGTGCCGCATCACCGTCACCTCTCCAAGACCCAGGTGATGCGCTCGATCCCGAGCCTGTCGAACGACGCGCTCGTCGGTGGCATCACCTACTACGATGCCCAGGTGGACGACGCACGCTATGTGGCGAGCTTGGCCCGCACGGCATCCTTCTACGGCGCGCACGTCGCCAGCCGGGTGCGCGTCGAGGGCTTCATCAAGGTGGGCGAGCGGGTGGTCGGCGTCAACGCGCACGACCTCGAGACCGGCGAGAAGTTCGAGATCCGCGCCAAGCAGGTCGTCAACGCGACCGGTGTGTGGACGGATGACACGCAGTCCATGGTGGGCGAGCGCGGCCAGTTCAAGGTGCGGGCCTCAAAGGGCGTGCACCTCGTGGTGCCGCGGGACCGCTTCCAGTCGAGCATGGGCCTGTTGCTGCGCACCGAGAAGAGTGTGCTCTTCGTGATCCCGTGGGGTCGTCACTGGCTGATCGGTACGACCGACACCGACTGGCACCTCGACAAGTCGCACCCGGCTGCGACCGCGGCCGACATCGACTACATCCTCCAGCACGTGAATGACGTGCTCGCGGTGAAGCTGACGCGCGACGACGTCGAAGGCGTCTACGCCGGCCTTCGTCCGCTGCTCGCCGGGGAATCGGACCAGACCTCCAAACTCTCCCGCGAGCACATTGTCGCGCACAGCGTGCCCGGGCTCGTCGTGGTCGCCGGAGGCAAGTGGACCACCTACCGCATCATGGCAAAGGATGCGATCGATGCCGCCGCCGCCGCTCTCGACGCGAACGTGCCCAAGAGCGTCACCCAGGACATCGCTCTCCTCGGCGCAGAGGGATATCAGGCGGCGTGGAACAAGCGGGCGAAGATCGCCCGGGCGTTCGGCGTGCACAAGGTGCGCATCGAGCACCTCCTCAACCGTTATGGGGTGATGACGGATGAGCTGCTCGATCTCATCCGGGAGACGCCGTCGCTCAACACCCCGCTGCCCGGCGCCGACGACTACATCGAAGCAGAGGTCGTGTACGCGGCCACCCACGAGGGCGCCCTCCACCTGGAGGACGTGCTCGCGCGCCGTACCCGCATCTCGATCGAGGCCTGGGACCGCGGCATCTCCGCAGCCCCGGTCGCGGCGAAGCTGATGGGCGATGTGCTCGGCTGGGACGCCGCGAGGGTGGAGGCGGAGACCAACAACTACCTCAAGCGGGTGCAGGCCGAGCGCGACAGCCAGCTCGAGCCCGACGACGAATCCGCCGACCGCGTGCGGCTCGAGGCCCCGGACATCGTCTCGAGCAAGTAG
- a CDS encoding cation:proton antiporter, whose product MHLGEELAILGALLIIAYVFGRLGKLIGLPAIPVYMLVGLLASPHTGWFPLNFDSGQIELIAIFGLILLLFNLGLEFDQDEFFGNAGKLIVSGGSYILVNMAVGLAFGFWVGWGTREALIIAGITATSSSAIVTKLLIELNRLPNRETPMILGVTVVEDIFIAIYLAIVGVVLSGETAIWPVVGKLGISFLFLVVMFTIARWGGRWVSKLFRTKDDELFTILFFGLAVAFGGIGELLGVTDAIGAFLIGLVLGATKYRSKIEHLSLPMRDVFGAFFFLNFGLTLNIGEFPSVFVPVAGAVVMTVVLNVLAGQFVAWLNKLGPQAGINATVILQNRGEFALILATLSISAGLDSRIVPFAGLYVLVMSIMGPILAANSEKIGAVVLRTKKKKAAAKPIPIMAEENIALVEAATAGLDAGEPEHAVTAADRLIEQAMQQSDAQAERMRDPEY is encoded by the coding sequence GTGCATCTGGGTGAAGAGCTCGCGATTCTCGGGGCGCTCCTCATCATCGCCTACGTGTTCGGCAGGCTGGGCAAGCTGATCGGCCTTCCCGCCATCCCGGTCTACATGCTGGTCGGTCTGCTGGCGAGCCCGCACACCGGATGGTTCCCGCTCAACTTCGACTCCGGCCAGATCGAGCTCATCGCGATCTTCGGGCTGATCCTGCTGCTGTTCAATCTCGGTCTGGAGTTCGACCAGGACGAGTTCTTCGGCAACGCCGGCAAGCTGATCGTCTCGGGCGGCTCGTACATCCTCGTCAACATGGCCGTGGGCCTCGCCTTCGGATTCTGGGTCGGCTGGGGCACCCGCGAGGCGCTGATCATCGCCGGCATCACCGCGACCTCCTCGAGCGCCATTGTCACGAAGCTCCTGATCGAGCTCAATCGGCTGCCCAATCGCGAGACCCCGATGATCCTGGGCGTCACGGTGGTCGAAGACATCTTCATCGCGATCTACCTCGCGATCGTCGGCGTCGTCCTGAGCGGCGAGACGGCGATCTGGCCGGTGGTCGGAAAGCTGGGGATCTCATTCCTCTTCCTCGTCGTGATGTTCACCATCGCGCGCTGGGGTGGCAGGTGGGTCTCGAAACTCTTCCGCACCAAGGACGATGAGCTCTTCACCATCCTGTTCTTCGGGCTCGCGGTCGCCTTCGGCGGCATCGGGGAACTGCTGGGCGTGACGGATGCCATCGGGGCGTTCCTGATCGGTCTCGTGCTGGGCGCCACGAAGTACCGCTCGAAGATCGAACATCTCTCCCTGCCGATGCGGGATGTCTTCGGCGCCTTCTTCTTCCTCAACTTCGGTCTCACGCTGAACATCGGGGAGTTCCCGTCGGTGTTCGTACCGGTGGCCGGCGCCGTCGTGATGACGGTGGTGCTGAACGTGCTCGCGGGGCAGTTCGTCGCCTGGCTCAACAAGCTCGGTCCGCAGGCGGGGATCAACGCCACTGTCATCCTGCAGAACCGCGGGGAATTCGCCCTCATCCTCGCGACACTCTCGATCAGCGCGGGGCTCGACAGCCGGATCGTGCCGTTCGCGGGACTCTATGTGCTCGTGATGTCGATCATGGGGCCTATCCTCGCCGCGAACTCGGAGAAGATCGGCGCGGTCGTGCTGCGCACGAAGAAGAAGAAAGCCGCCGCAAAGCCGATTCCCATCATGGCGGAGGAGAATATCGCCTTGGTCGAAGCCGCGACTGCCGGTCTCGATGCCGGAGAGCCGGAGCACGCTGTGACCGCAGCCGACCGGCTGATCGAGCAGGCGATGCAACAGTCTGACGCGCAGGCCGAACGCATGAGGGATCCGGAATATTGA
- a CDS encoding GuaB3 family IMP dehydrogenase-related protein, with protein MSDVEIGRAKRARRVYAFDDIAIVPNRRTRDPQDVSVNWGIDAYQFSIPFLAAPMDSVVSPATAILMGKLGGLGVLDLEGLWTRYANPEPLFAEIRALPDAQAIRRMQEIYAEPIKPELVISRLAEIRAAGVTVAAALSPQRTQELYKTVVEAGVDLFVIRGTTVSAEHVSQNQEPLNLKKFIYELDVPVIVGGAAGYTPALHLMRTGAAGVLVGFGGGAASSTRASLGIHAPMATAVADVAGARRDYMDESGGRYVHVIADGGLGTSGDIAKAFSVGADAVMLGSTLARATEAPGGGWHWGAEAHHSEFPRGNRVEVGQVAPLEQILFGPSTVADGTVNLVGALRRSMATTGYSDLKEFQRVEVVVAPYQK; from the coding sequence GTGAGTGACGTAGAAATCGGCCGCGCCAAGCGCGCTCGCCGGGTGTATGCCTTCGATGACATCGCCATCGTGCCGAATCGACGCACTCGGGACCCCCAGGATGTCTCGGTCAACTGGGGCATCGACGCCTACCAGTTCTCGATCCCGTTCCTGGCGGCTCCGATGGACTCGGTCGTCTCTCCCGCCACGGCGATCCTCATGGGCAAGCTCGGCGGACTGGGTGTGCTCGACCTCGAGGGGCTCTGGACGCGCTACGCGAACCCGGAACCGCTGTTCGCGGAGATCCGCGCGCTTCCTGATGCGCAGGCAATCCGCCGGATGCAGGAGATCTACGCGGAGCCGATCAAGCCGGAGCTCGTGATCTCCCGCCTGGCCGAGATCCGCGCCGCCGGAGTGACGGTCGCCGCTGCCCTCTCACCGCAACGCACCCAGGAGCTCTACAAGACTGTCGTCGAGGCCGGAGTCGACCTCTTCGTCATCCGCGGTACGACCGTGAGCGCCGAGCACGTCTCGCAGAACCAGGAACCGCTCAACCTCAAGAAATTCATCTACGAGCTCGACGTGCCGGTGATCGTCGGTGGAGCCGCCGGATACACTCCCGCGCTTCACCTGATGCGCACCGGAGCGGCGGGTGTGCTCGTCGGCTTCGGCGGGGGAGCGGCGTCGTCGACGCGCGCGAGCCTCGGCATCCACGCTCCGATGGCCACCGCGGTGGCGGATGTCGCGGGCGCACGCCGCGACTACATGGACGAGTCCGGCGGGCGTTACGTTCACGTGATCGCCGACGGCGGGCTCGGAACCTCCGGCGACATCGCCAAGGCGTTCTCGGTAGGAGCGGATGCCGTGATGCTCGGCTCGACGCTCGCACGCGCCACCGAGGCTCCGGGCGGCGGATGGCACTGGGGTGCGGAAGCGCACCACAGCGAGTTCCCGCGCGGCAACCGGGTCGAAGTCGGCCAGGTCGCGCCCCTCGAACAGATTCTTTTCGGCCCATCCACAGTTGCGGATGGCACCGTGAACCTCGTCGGCGCATTGCGCCGATCGATGGCGACCACCGGGTACTCCGACCTCAAGGAATTCCAGCGGGTCGAAGTGGTGGTCGCGCCCTACCAGAAGTAG
- a CDS encoding SURF1 family cytochrome oxidase biogenesis protein — protein sequence MTETETVWSVARRPRWIGALALALIVAAGFAGLSQWQLARAVATGTVIERDTETAVPLEDVAKPQSPVSDRANAQLVTASGRWNAGDYSIVSDRLNKATAGYWVVGHFSAALDSGTSAGLAVAVGWSADRAGAVSTMKTLEKQSSVAVVPIEGRYIPAEGPQDSDFEHGKLSTMTPGAFLNTWKTPDVAGVYGGYLTAADPAAGLAKIDSPKPSSDVEVNLLNVFYAVEWVVFAGFAIFLWYRLVRDTWEREREEAAEGVAVEGGAADAQAAHVN from the coding sequence ATGACCGAGACAGAAACGGTATGGAGCGTCGCCCGCCGACCACGGTGGATCGGCGCCCTCGCTCTGGCGCTCATCGTCGCGGCCGGATTCGCCGGGCTCAGCCAGTGGCAGCTCGCCCGCGCGGTGGCCACCGGTACGGTGATCGAGCGAGACACCGAGACCGCGGTGCCGTTGGAGGATGTGGCGAAGCCACAGTCTCCCGTCTCAGATCGTGCTAACGCGCAGTTGGTGACCGCGTCTGGCCGCTGGAATGCGGGGGATTATTCGATCGTGAGCGATCGGCTGAACAAGGCGACCGCCGGGTATTGGGTGGTCGGCCATTTCTCGGCCGCGCTCGACTCCGGTACCTCGGCCGGGCTGGCCGTCGCGGTCGGCTGGTCCGCGGACCGCGCGGGTGCGGTATCCACAATGAAGACTCTGGAGAAACAGTCGAGTGTCGCCGTGGTGCCGATCGAGGGGCGATACATCCCCGCCGAGGGGCCGCAGGACAGCGACTTCGAGCACGGCAAGCTCTCCACGATGACGCCCGGCGCGTTCCTCAACACCTGGAAGACACCGGATGTCGCGGGAGTCTATGGCGGCTACCTCACCGCGGCCGATCCCGCCGCCGGTCTCGCCAAGATCGATTCGCCGAAGCCTTCCTCCGATGTCGAGGTCAACCTGCTCAACGTCTTCTATGCGGTCGAATGGGTGGTCTTCGCCGGCTTCGCGATCTTCCTCTGGTACCGCCTCGTGCGCGACACCTGGGAGCGTGAGCGCGAGGAGGCCGCAGAGGGCGTAGCGGTCGAGGGAGGCGCGGCGGACGCCCAAGCTGCGCACGTAAACTAG
- the guaA gene encoding glutamine-hydrolyzing GMP synthase — protein MSTARSETDHQRVLVVDFGAQYAQLIARRVREANVYSEIVPHTITAADVAALNPSAIVLSGGPSSVYEAGSPSLDPGILKLGIPTLGICYGFQVMAQQLGGEVANTGLREYGSTAVTLAPGNSTLLGDQPTEQTTWMSHGDSVSKAPEGFTVLASSASTPVAAFASDEQRLYGVQWHPEVKHSEFGQRVLENFLHDAAGIPADWNSGSVIAEQVERIRAQVGTARVICGLSGGVDSAVAAAIVHKAVGDQLVCIFVDHGLLRQDERRQVEEDYVASTGVRLVTVDAVDQFLDALAGVSDPETKRKIIGREFIRSFEAAAADLVAEAAGDGTSIDFLVQGTLYPDVVESGGGTGTANIKSHHNVGGLPEDLQFSLVEPLRALFKDEVRAIGRELGLPEVIVGRQPFPGPGLGIRIVGEVTRDRLELLRKADAIARAELTAAGLDQEIWQCPVVLLADVRSVGVQGDGRTYGHPIVLRPVSSEDAMTADWTRLPYDVLARISNRITNEVAGVNRVVLDVTSKPPGTIEWE, from the coding sequence ATTAGCACGGCACGCAGCGAGACCGACCACCAGAGAGTACTCGTCGTGGACTTCGGCGCCCAGTACGCCCAGTTGATCGCCCGCCGGGTGCGCGAGGCCAACGTCTACTCCGAGATCGTGCCGCACACGATCACGGCGGCAGACGTCGCCGCTCTCAATCCCTCCGCGATCGTCTTGAGTGGAGGCCCATCGAGCGTGTACGAGGCCGGATCGCCGAGCCTCGACCCGGGCATCCTCAAGCTCGGCATCCCCACGCTCGGCATCTGCTACGGCTTCCAGGTGATGGCGCAGCAGCTCGGAGGAGAGGTCGCCAACACGGGTCTGCGCGAATACGGATCGACCGCGGTGACCCTCGCGCCCGGCAACTCGACGCTGCTCGGCGACCAGCCGACGGAACAGACCACCTGGATGAGTCACGGCGACTCGGTCTCGAAGGCGCCGGAGGGTTTCACCGTGCTCGCGTCGAGTGCATCCACCCCGGTCGCGGCCTTTGCCAGCGACGAGCAGCGGCTGTACGGGGTGCAGTGGCATCCCGAGGTGAAGCACTCCGAGTTCGGCCAGCGGGTGCTCGAGAACTTCCTCCACGATGCCGCAGGGATCCCGGCGGACTGGAACAGCGGGAGTGTCATCGCCGAACAGGTGGAGCGCATCCGCGCCCAGGTGGGAACCGCGCGGGTGATCTGCGGCCTCTCCGGAGGCGTCGACTCCGCCGTCGCCGCCGCGATCGTGCACAAGGCCGTCGGCGACCAGCTCGTCTGCATCTTCGTGGACCATGGACTGCTGCGCCAGGATGAGCGCCGCCAGGTCGAGGAGGACTATGTCGCGTCCACCGGCGTTCGACTCGTCACCGTTGATGCCGTCGACCAGTTCCTCGACGCTCTCGCCGGGGTGAGCGACCCCGAGACCAAGCGCAAGATCATCGGGCGCGAATTCATCCGGTCATTCGAGGCCGCAGCTGCCGACCTCGTCGCCGAAGCGGCCGGGGATGGCACGTCGATCGACTTCCTCGTGCAGGGCACCCTGTATCCCGACGTCGTCGAATCGGGCGGCGGGACCGGCACCGCGAACATCAAGAGCCACCACAACGTCGGCGGGCTGCCCGAAGACCTGCAGTTCTCGCTCGTCGAGCCGCTTCGTGCCCTGTTCAAGGACGAGGTGCGGGCCATCGGCCGCGAGCTGGGGCTTCCGGAGGTCATCGTCGGCCGCCAGCCCTTCCCCGGCCCCGGCCTCGGCATCCGTATCGTCGGCGAGGTCACGCGCGACCGCCTCGAGCTTCTGCGCAAGGCGGATGCGATCGCTCGTGCCGAGCTCACGGCGGCCGGCCTCGACCAGGAGATCTGGCAGTGCCCGGTCGTGCTGCTCGCGGATGTGCGCTCCGTCGGCGTGCAGGGCGACGGACGCACCTACGGGCATCCGATCGTGCTCCGTCCGGTCTCGTCGGAAGATGCGATGACCGCCGACTGGACTCGACTGCCCTACGACGTGCTCGCGCGCATCTCGAACCGCATCACGAACGAGGTCGCCGGCGTCAACCGAGTGGTGCTCGACGTCACGTCGAAGCCGCCGGGCACCATCGAGTGGGAGTAG
- a CDS encoding cation:proton antiporter regulatory subunit, translated as MVDVRRVKLPGVGVLHTFVTADGGKAGVITHRSGHSDLITFADEEDGSDASKVSLRLSEDEAHTLAELLGGTRITEGLDKLDQIPGLSIDWFTVDYDDHIAGQQLGNLASHGVVGLTVVAVVRGESANPVPAEDFKVFPGDTLVVAGSPEKVNKAFNFYRTGELTLAARTPAGPTPVDAPPGG; from the coding sequence ATGGTCGATGTTCGACGGGTCAAACTCCCCGGTGTTGGTGTGCTCCACACCTTCGTGACCGCCGACGGCGGCAAGGCCGGCGTGATCACCCACCGTTCCGGTCACAGCGATCTGATCACCTTCGCCGACGAAGAAGACGGATCCGATGCCAGCAAGGTATCCCTGCGCCTGAGCGAAGACGAGGCTCACACTCTCGCCGAACTGCTCGGCGGCACCCGCATCACCGAGGGCCTCGACAAGCTCGACCAGATCCCGGGTCTCTCCATCGACTGGTTCACTGTCGACTACGACGACCACATCGCGGGCCAGCAACTCGGTAACCTCGCCTCCCACGGTGTGGTTGGACTCACGGTCGTCGCGGTGGTGCGTGGTGAATCGGCGAATCCGGTTCCGGCCGAGGACTTCAAGGTCTTCCCCGGCGACACCCTCGTGGTCGCCGGCTCCCCGGAGAAGGTGAACAAGGCCTTCAATTTCTACCGCACGGGTGAGCTGACGCTCGCCGCGCGGACGCCCGCCGGTCCGACGCCCGTCGACGCACCGCCCGGAGGCTAG
- the guaB gene encoding IMP dehydrogenase, whose protein sequence is MDQPDPFGFIGLTYDDVMLLPGHTDVIPSEADTTARLSRRITVAAPLLSSAMDTVTESRMAIAIARQGGFGVLHRNLSLADQAEQVDRVKRSESGMITNPVTTTPDATVAEVDALCGQFRVSGLPVVEGDGTLVGIITNRDMRFVSPFEKATTFVRDVMTRTPLITAPEGIDPDDAVAIFAQHKIEKLPLIDASGRLRGLITVKDFDKSEKYPQATKDENGRLRVGAAIGFFGDAWQRAMLLIDAGVDALVVDTANGDSAGVIDIIRRLKSDPVARHVDIIGGNVATRGGAQALVDAGADAIKVGVGPGSICTTRVVAGVGVPQVTAVYEASLAARETGIPVIADGGLQYSGDIAKALVAGADTVMLGSLLAGCDESPGDLVFVNGKQYKKYRGMGSLGALQSRGEKTSYSKDRYFQADVPSDDKLIPEGIEGQVPYRGPLSAVAYQLLGGLRQSMFYTGARTIPELKAKGKFVRITAAGLKESHPHDIQMTVEAPNYSR, encoded by the coding sequence ATGGATCAGCCGGATCCCTTCGGTTTCATCGGACTCACCTACGACGACGTGATGCTGCTTCCGGGCCATACCGACGTCATCCCGAGTGAAGCGGACACCACTGCCCGACTGAGTCGCCGCATCACCGTCGCCGCTCCGCTGCTCTCCTCCGCAATGGACACCGTGACGGAATCACGCATGGCCATCGCCATAGCGCGCCAGGGGGGCTTCGGTGTGCTGCACCGGAATCTCTCCCTCGCCGACCAGGCCGAGCAGGTCGATCGGGTGAAGCGCAGCGAATCCGGGATGATCACGAACCCGGTGACGACCACCCCCGACGCGACCGTCGCGGAGGTGGATGCCCTGTGTGGCCAGTTCCGGGTCTCCGGCCTTCCGGTCGTCGAAGGCGACGGCACGCTCGTCGGCATCATCACCAACCGCGACATGCGCTTCGTCTCGCCGTTCGAGAAGGCGACGACCTTCGTGCGTGACGTGATGACCCGCACCCCCCTGATCACCGCGCCAGAAGGAATCGACCCGGATGACGCGGTCGCCATCTTCGCGCAGCACAAAATCGAGAAGCTGCCTCTCATCGACGCATCCGGCCGCCTGCGCGGTCTGATCACGGTGAAGGATTTCGACAAGTCGGAGAAGTATCCGCAGGCCACGAAAGACGAGAACGGTCGCTTGCGCGTCGGCGCGGCCATCGGTTTCTTCGGTGACGCCTGGCAGCGCGCGATGCTGCTCATCGACGCCGGGGTCGACGCCCTGGTGGTCGACACAGCGAACGGGGACAGCGCGGGGGTGATCGACATCATCCGTCGGCTGAAGAGCGACCCGGTCGCCCGTCACGTGGACATCATCGGCGGCAACGTGGCGACCCGTGGCGGCGCTCAGGCGCTCGTGGATGCCGGTGCGGACGCCATCAAGGTGGGCGTCGGTCCCGGCTCGATCTGCACCACTCGTGTGGTGGCCGGCGTCGGGGTACCGCAGGTGACCGCGGTCTACGAGGCGTCCCTCGCGGCGCGTGAGACGGGCATCCCGGTGATCGCCGACGGCGGGCTGCAGTATTCGGGTGACATCGCCAAGGCCCTCGTCGCCGGAGCCGACACCGTGATGCTCGGGTCGCTGCTCGCCGGCTGTGACGAGAGCCCGGGCGACCTGGTCTTCGTGAACGGCAAGCAGTACAAGAAGTACCGCGGCATGGGATCCCTGGGCGCGCTGCAGAGCCGCGGAGAGAAGACCTCCTACTCGAAGGATCGCTACTTCCAGGCCGACGTGCCCTCCGACGACAAGCTCATCCCGGAGGGGATCGAGGGCCAGGTGCCCTATCGTGGCCCGCTGTCGGCCGTGGCCTACCAGCTGCTCGGAGGCCTGCGCCAGTCGATGTTCTACACCGGCGCTCGCACCATCCCGGAGCTGAAGGCCAAGGGTAAGTTCGTGCGGATCACCGCGGCGGGGCTGAAAGAGTCGCACCCTCACGACATCCAGATGACGGTGGAAGCGCCGAACTACTCGCGCTGA